The proteins below are encoded in one region of Natronospira bacteriovora:
- a CDS encoding NAD(+) kinase: MSKAFQRIGLIAKDGDERVATVLHALVALLDRRGLNHVLDQRTAAALPDWPHKAEDAETLAGDVDLIIAVGGDGTLLNTARVLAARPVPLVGINLGRLGFLTDIVASRAADDVAAILDGRFTRDMRHMLSARIEREGREAEADLALNDVVIQKADGGRMIEFETWVDDTFVSLHRADGMIAATATGSTAYALSGGGPILHPDVDALALVPICPHTLSDRPLVVPGNSRLRFVLRGDERTRAQLNWDGQKTHELIAGDRVELQRSKEKTTLLHPPGYDYFALLRSKLHWGRAQEEQVPR; the protein is encoded by the coding sequence ATGAGCAAAGCATTCCAACGTATCGGCCTGATCGCAAAGGACGGCGACGAACGGGTGGCCACCGTCCTGCACGCCCTGGTGGCCCTGCTGGACCGTCGCGGCCTGAATCATGTGCTGGATCAGCGCACCGCCGCCGCGCTCCCGGACTGGCCCCACAAGGCCGAGGACGCCGAAACCCTAGCCGGGGACGTGGATCTCATCATCGCCGTTGGCGGTGACGGCACCCTGCTCAACACCGCGCGCGTCCTGGCCGCTCGCCCTGTGCCGCTGGTGGGCATCAACCTGGGGCGCCTGGGTTTTCTGACCGACATCGTGGCCAGTCGTGCCGCGGATGATGTGGCCGCCATTCTCGACGGCCGCTTTACCCGCGACATGCGCCACATGCTGTCCGCCCGCATCGAGCGCGAGGGCAGAGAAGCCGAGGCGGATCTGGCCCTGAACGATGTGGTTATCCAGAAGGCGGATGGCGGGCGCATGATCGAGTTCGAGACCTGGGTGGATGACACCTTCGTCTCCCTGCACCGCGCCGATGGCATGATCGCGGCCACGGCCACCGGCTCCACCGCCTATGCCCTCTCGGGCGGTGGCCCCATCCTGCACCCGGACGTGGATGCCCTCGCCCTCGTGCCCATTTGCCCCCACACCCTCAGTGACCGGCCGCTGGTCGTCCCGGGCAACAGCCGCCTGAGGTTCGTCCTCCGAGGTGACGAACGCACCCGGGCCCAGCTCAACTGGGACGGGCAGAAAACCCATGAACTGATCGCGGGAGACCGGGTGGAGCTGCAACGCTCGAAAGAGAAAACCACCCTGCTCCACCCCCCCGGATACGACTACTTTGCC
- the hrcA gene encoding heat-inducible transcriptional repressor HrcA → MITVNRSDNPLNDRAQYLLKTLVERYIREGHPVGSRALSRQSGLELSPASIRNVMADLEELGFVQSPHTSAGRVPTVKGYRFFVDTLLTVKKLNRREVSRLELGLRNDEGDFQALLGSASTLLSGVTRLAGVVTLPRRERATWKQIEFLPLSDRRVLAVVVFSDQDVQNRVLRLERGYDREQLHKAANYLNAHFAGKDLTQVREALLAEMREARQSMNELMLTAIQMADQVFDSDRNVESGYVIAGETNLMEFDELSDVEKLRRLFEAFNQKRDILHLLDKAVAAEGVQIFIGEESGYKVLDECSVVTAPYSADDEVVGVLGVIGPTRMAYERVIPIVDMTARLLGHALNSRQ, encoded by the coding sequence ATGATCACCGTGAATCGCAGCGATAATCCACTCAATGACCGGGCCCAGTATCTGCTGAAGACCCTGGTGGAACGCTATATTCGCGAGGGCCATCCGGTGGGTTCCAGGGCACTGTCCCGCCAGTCCGGCCTGGAACTGAGTCCGGCAAGTATCCGCAATGTGATGGCGGACCTGGAAGAGCTGGGGTTCGTCCAGTCTCCACATACCTCAGCCGGCCGGGTGCCCACCGTCAAGGGCTATCGTTTCTTCGTTGATACCCTGCTGACGGTGAAGAAGCTCAATCGGCGCGAGGTGAGCCGCCTGGAGCTGGGGCTGCGCAATGATGAGGGTGACTTCCAGGCCCTGCTGGGATCGGCCAGCACCCTGCTGTCAGGGGTGACGCGCCTGGCCGGCGTGGTGACACTGCCGCGCCGTGAGCGGGCCACCTGGAAGCAGATCGAGTTCCTGCCCCTGTCCGACCGGCGTGTACTGGCCGTGGTGGTTTTCAGTGACCAGGATGTGCAGAACCGGGTGCTGCGCCTGGAGCGTGGCTATGACCGGGAGCAGCTGCACAAGGCGGCCAATTATCTCAACGCCCATTTTGCCGGCAAGGACCTGACCCAGGTGCGGGAGGCCTTGCTGGCCGAGATGCGCGAGGCGCGCCAGAGCATGAATGAGCTCATGCTCACCGCCATCCAGATGGCCGACCAGGTCTTTGACAGCGACCGCAATGTGGAAAGCGGCTATGTCATTGCCGGCGAGACCAATCTGATGGAGTTCGATGAATTGTCGGATGTGGAGAAGCTGCGCCGCCTGTTCGAGGCCTTCAATCAGAAGCGCGACATTCTGCATCTGCTGGACAAGGCCGTGGCCGCGGAAGGCGTGCAGATCTTCATCGGAGAGGAATCCGGCTACAAGGTGCTGGATGAGTGCAGTGTGGTGACGGCACCGTATTCCGCCGACGACGAGGTGGTGGGGGTCCTCGGTGTGATCGGTCCCACCCGCATGGCCTACGAGCGGGTCATTCCCATTGTGGACATGACCGCCCGATTGCTGGGCCATGCCTTGAATTCCCGCCAGTAG
- the grpE gene encoding nucleotide exchange factor GrpE: MSQEQPKAPEELEGAEQAEAEQNPESDAEAVAESPEARIEQLQAELEEARSERLRAMAELENVRKRARRDVENAQKFSVEKLAGELLEVKDSLEMGLQAVGGENPSLDQLREGKEMTLRQLAGVMERAGIAEINPEGERFNPEFHEAMTLQESSDHDPDTVMFVIQKGYLLKGRLLRPARVVVARAPDGGADDADSGDDA; this comes from the coding sequence ATGTCACAGGAACAGCCCAAGGCACCGGAAGAGCTGGAGGGCGCCGAGCAGGCCGAAGCGGAGCAGAATCCCGAATCCGATGCCGAGGCGGTTGCCGAAAGCCCGGAAGCCCGTATCGAGCAACTTCAGGCCGAGCTTGAGGAGGCCCGGAGTGAGCGCCTGCGGGCCATGGCCGAACTGGAGAACGTACGCAAGCGGGCCCGCCGTGACGTGGAGAACGCCCAGAAGTTTTCCGTCGAAAAGCTGGCCGGCGAGTTGCTGGAGGTCAAGGACAGCCTGGAGATGGGCCTGCAGGCGGTGGGTGGCGAGAACCCCAGTCTGGATCAGCTCAGGGAGGGCAAGGAAATGACCCTTCGCCAGCTGGCCGGTGTCATGGAGCGGGCGGGCATTGCCGAAATCAACCCGGAAGGCGAGCGCTTCAACCCCGAATTCCATGAAGCCATGACCCTTCAGGAGAGCAGCGATCACGATCCGGACACGGTGATGTTCGTGATCCAGAAGGGCTATCTGCTCAAGGGGCGCCTGCTGCGTCCGGCGCGAGTGGTCGTGGCCCGGGCCCCTGACGGCGGCGCGGATGATGCCGACAGCGGTGACGATGCTTGA
- the dnaK gene encoding molecular chaperone DnaK, protein MSKIIGIDLGTTNSCVAIMEGGETKVIENSEGDRTTPSIVAFTKEGEELVGQSAKRQAVTNPQNTLFAVKRLIGRRFDDAVVQKDIDMVPYSIVKADNGDAWVEAQGKKMAPPEVSARVLKKMKQTAEDYLGEKVTEAVITVPAYFNDSQRQATKDAGRIAGLEVKRIINEPTAAALAYGLDKKRGDRKVAVYDLGGGTFDISIIEIAEVDGEHQFEVLSTNGDTFLGGEDFDKAVIDYLAAEFKKEQGVDIRKDPLAMQRLKEAAEKAKIELSSSQQTEVNLPYITADASGPKHLSIKITRAKLESLVEDLVKRTIEPCKTAIKDAGLSVGDVDDVILVGGQTRMPKVQEAVKTFFGKDPRKDVNPDEAVAVGAAIQGGVLGGDVKDVLLLDVTPLSLGIETLGGVMTKLIEKNTTIPTKANQTFSTAEDNQGAVTVHVLQGEREQAAQNKSLGRFDLTDIPPAPRGVPQIEVTFDIDANGILHVSAKDKATGKEQGIEIKSSGGLSEDEIEERIRDAEAHAEEDKRFKELVDVRNQADGLIHASRKSLEEHGDKAEDGEKEAIESAISELEEAMKGDDAEAIKSKTEALTEAAGKLAQKAYAEQAEAGEAAAEAEGGESTSDDGKDDVVDAEFEEVKENRK, encoded by the coding sequence ATGTCCAAGATCATCGGTATTGACCTGGGTACCACGAACTCCTGCGTGGCCATCATGGAGGGGGGTGAGACCAAGGTCATCGAAAACAGCGAGGGTGATCGCACCACGCCGTCCATCGTTGCCTTCACCAAGGAAGGCGAAGAGTTGGTGGGGCAATCCGCCAAGCGTCAGGCGGTCACCAACCCCCAGAACACCCTGTTCGCGGTCAAGCGCCTGATCGGCCGTCGTTTCGATGATGCCGTGGTGCAGAAGGACATCGACATGGTGCCCTACAGCATCGTCAAGGCCGACAACGGTGATGCCTGGGTCGAGGCCCAGGGCAAGAAGATGGCGCCGCCGGAGGTTTCCGCCCGCGTGCTGAAGAAGATGAAGCAGACGGCGGAAGATTACCTGGGTGAGAAGGTCACCGAAGCGGTGATCACCGTGCCGGCCTATTTCAACGACTCCCAGCGTCAGGCCACCAAGGATGCCGGCCGCATTGCCGGCCTTGAGGTCAAGCGCATCATCAACGAGCCCACCGCGGCGGCGCTGGCCTATGGCCTGGACAAGAAGCGCGGCGACCGCAAGGTGGCCGTGTACGACCTGGGTGGCGGTACCTTCGATATTTCCATCATCGAGATCGCCGAGGTGGACGGTGAGCACCAGTTCGAGGTGCTGTCCACCAACGGTGATACCTTCCTCGGTGGTGAAGACTTCGACAAGGCTGTCATCGATTACCTGGCCGCTGAATTCAAGAAAGAGCAGGGTGTGGATATCCGCAAGGATCCGCTGGCCATGCAACGCCTGAAGGAAGCCGCCGAGAAGGCCAAGATCGAGCTTTCCTCCAGCCAGCAGACCGAGGTGAACCTGCCCTACATTACCGCCGATGCCAGCGGCCCGAAGCACCTGAGCATCAAGATCACCCGGGCCAAGCTGGAATCGCTGGTGGAAGATCTGGTCAAGCGCACAATCGAGCCCTGCAAGACCGCCATCAAGGACGCCGGCCTGTCCGTGGGTGACGTGGACGACGTGATCCTGGTGGGTGGTCAGACCCGCATGCCCAAGGTCCAGGAGGCGGTGAAGACCTTCTTCGGCAAGGATCCGCGCAAGGATGTGAATCCCGATGAGGCGGTTGCCGTGGGTGCGGCCATTCAGGGTGGTGTGCTGGGCGGTGACGTCAAGGACGTGCTGTTGCTGGACGTTACCCCGCTGTCCCTGGGGATCGAGACCCTGGGCGGTGTGATGACCAAGCTGATCGAGAAGAACACCACGATTCCGACCAAGGCCAATCAGACCTTCTCGACGGCCGAGGACAACCAGGGCGCGGTCACCGTGCACGTCTTGCAGGGTGAGCGCGAGCAGGCGGCCCAGAACAAGTCCCTGGGTCGTTTCGACCTGACCGATATCCCGCCGGCCCCGCGTGGTGTGCCGCAGATCGAGGTGACTTTCGACATCGATGCCAACGGTATCCTGCACGTGTCCGCCAAGGACAAGGCCACCGGCAAGGAGCAGGGTATCGAGATCAAGTCCTCCGGCGGTCTGTCCGAGGATGAGATCGAAGAACGCATTCGTGATGCCGAGGCCCATGCCGAGGAAGACAAGCGCTTCAAGGAACTGGTGGACGTGCGTAACCAGGCCGACGGCCTGATCCATGCCAGCCGCAAGTCTCTGGAAGAGCATGGTGACAAGGCCGAGGACGGCGAGAAGGAAGCCATCGAGTCCGCCATCAGCGAGCTTGAGGAAGCCATGAAGGGCGACGACGCGGAAGCCATCAAGAGCAAGACCGAGGCACTGACCGAAGCCGCTGGCAAGCTGGCCCAGAAGGCCTACGCCGAGCAGGCGGAAGCCGGTGAAGCGGCTGCAGAGGCCGAGGGTGGCGAGTCGACCTCCGATGACGGCAAGGACGATGTGGTGGATGCGGAATTCGAGGAAGTGAAGGAAAACCGCAAGTAA
- the dnaJ gene encoding molecular chaperone DnaJ, with protein MSKRDYYEVLGVEKGASEADIKKAYRRLAMKYHPDRNPDDAEAEARFKEVKEAYEALSDPQKRAAYDQFGHAGTEAGFGGGGPRGGFGGAEAFSDIFGDVFGDIFGGGGGRRGGRRVFRGADLRYRLKIDLEQAVQGDTVQIKVPSSRECGECDGSGAARGSQPEGCDTCGGVGQVRMQQGFFSVQQTCPACGGSGQVIKDPCRACGGRGRVREEKTLSVRIPEGVDDGDRIRLSGEGEPGENGGPPGDLYVEVEVRPHPIFTRDANDLICEVPINFAAAVLGGQVEVPTLDGRVALKIPPETQSGKLFRLRGKGVKPVRGGSRGDLLCRVTVETPVNLTREQKEILEQFEASLNKGGKRHSPRSSSWLDGVKRFFENLG; from the coding sequence ATGTCGAAGCGGGATTACTACGAAGTACTGGGTGTGGAAAAAGGCGCCTCGGAGGCCGATATCAAGAAGGCCTACCGGCGGCTTGCCATGAAATATCACCCGGACCGCAATCCCGATGATGCCGAGGCCGAGGCTCGCTTCAAGGAAGTCAAGGAGGCCTACGAGGCGCTTTCAGACCCCCAGAAACGGGCAGCCTACGATCAGTTCGGCCACGCTGGTACCGAGGCCGGTTTTGGTGGCGGTGGCCCGCGAGGCGGTTTCGGGGGTGCCGAGGCCTTTTCCGATATCTTCGGTGACGTATTCGGCGATATTTTCGGGGGAGGAGGTGGCCGCCGCGGTGGCCGTCGCGTCTTCCGGGGTGCCGACCTGCGTTATCGTCTGAAGATCGATCTGGAACAGGCCGTGCAGGGCGACACGGTGCAGATCAAGGTGCCATCCAGCCGCGAATGCGGTGAGTGTGATGGCAGTGGTGCGGCCCGGGGCAGCCAGCCTGAGGGCTGTGACACCTGCGGTGGGGTCGGCCAGGTGCGAATGCAGCAGGGTTTTTTCTCCGTGCAGCAGACCTGCCCGGCCTGTGGCGGCAGCGGGCAGGTGATCAAGGATCCCTGCCGGGCCTGTGGTGGCCGCGGCCGCGTGCGGGAAGAGAAAACACTCTCCGTTCGTATCCCGGAAGGAGTGGATGACGGTGACCGCATTCGCCTTAGCGGCGAGGGCGAGCCCGGCGAAAATGGTGGGCCTCCGGGTGATCTCTACGTGGAGGTGGAAGTCCGTCCCCATCCCATCTTCACTCGTGACGCCAATGACCTGATCTGCGAGGTGCCCATCAACTTCGCCGCTGCCGTCCTTGGGGGGCAGGTGGAGGTGCCTACCCTGGATGGCCGTGTGGCGTTGAAAATTCCGCCCGAAACCCAGAGCGGAAAGCTGTTCCGTCTGCGTGGCAAGGGTGTCAAACCGGTGCGTGGTGGTTCTCGTGGTGACCTGCTTTGCCGGGTTACCGTGGAAACACCGGTCAACCTCACCAGGGAACAAAAAGAAATCCTCGAGCAGTTTGAGGCCAGCCTGAACAAGGGGGGCAAGCGCCACAGCCCGCGCTCGTCTTCCTGGCTGGATGGTGTCAAGCGCTTTTTCGAGAATCTGGGCTGA
- the dapB gene encoding 4-hydroxy-tetrahydrodipicolinate reductase, protein MLKLALVGAAGRMGRAIARLAADADDLEVIGALVRKGSAAEGEAVPGFPDRLFSSDINEALSEADVVLDFSTPASTADVAAYCAERRIALLVGTTGLGQDGIDALRARAADIPLLLAPNTSFGVNLLLDLVRRAAGSLGDDYDIEIIEAHHGQKVDAPSGTALRLGEVAAAARGVSLPEDGVFGREGQTGARERGSIGFSVIRGGDIAGEHTVLLAGQGERIELTHRASSRDTFARGALNAARWLRGRPAGFYDMRDVLGG, encoded by the coding sequence ATGCTCAAGCTGGCACTGGTAGGCGCGGCCGGGCGCATGGGGCGTGCCATCGCCCGCCTTGCGGCCGACGCCGATGATCTGGAGGTGATCGGGGCCCTGGTTCGCAAGGGCAGCGCGGCGGAGGGGGAGGCGGTTCCCGGTTTTCCGGATCGCTTGTTCTCCAGTGACATCAACGAGGCCCTGTCCGAGGCCGATGTGGTGCTGGATTTCTCCACACCCGCCAGTACGGCCGATGTGGCCGCCTACTGTGCGGAACGCCGTATTGCCCTTCTGGTCGGCACTACCGGCCTGGGGCAGGACGGGATTGATGCCCTGCGTGCCAGGGCGGCCGATATTCCGCTGCTGCTGGCGCCCAACACCAGTTTCGGTGTCAATCTGCTCCTCGATCTGGTTCGCCGTGCGGCGGGATCCCTGGGAGACGACTACGACATCGAGATCATCGAGGCCCATCACGGGCAAAAGGTGGATGCCCCCTCCGGTACGGCACTTCGTCTGGGGGAAGTGGCGGCAGCGGCACGCGGGGTCAGCCTGCCCGAGGACGGCGTGTTCGGCCGTGAGGGACAGACCGGTGCGAGAGAGCGGGGCAGCATCGGTTTTTCCGTCATTCGCGGTGGGGATATTGCCGGCGAACATACGGTTTTGCTGGCCGGTCAGGGTGAACGCATCGAATTGACCCATCGTGCCTCCAGTCGCGACACCTTCGCCCGAGGCGCACTCAACGCGGCCCGCTGGCTCAGGGGACGGCCGGCGGGATTTTACGATATGCGTGACGTACTCGGCGGCTGA
- the carA gene encoding glutamine-hydrolyzing carbamoyl-phosphate synthase small subunit has protein sequence MRKQALLALADGTVFHGETVGAGGTTVGEVVFNTAMTGYQEILTDPSYARQLVTLTYPHIGNVGANDQDQESDRVQAAGLIIRDLPLRASSWRSSQSLGDYLASEGTVAIAGIDTRKLTRLIRDQGAQAGCISTEMDAEAAVAEARKFPGLKGMDLAREVTARQAYEWTEGSWQLEGNQFREAPEARFHVVAYDFGVKRNILRLLVDAGCRVTVVPAQTPVDEVLAMAPDGVFLSNGPGDPEPCDYAINATRRLLEERLPLFGICLGHQLLGLAGGARSVKMKFGHHGANHPVIDLDSGQVLITSQNHGFAIDEDSLPETLRATHRSLFDKTLQGIEHREAPAFSFQGHPEASPGPHDAKPLFERFTALMAERQRDRASA, from the coding sequence GTGAGAAAGCAGGCATTGCTGGCATTGGCGGATGGTACGGTGTTTCACGGTGAAACCGTGGGAGCCGGAGGCACCACGGTGGGGGAAGTGGTCTTCAACACCGCCATGACCGGCTACCAGGAGATTCTGACGGATCCCTCCTATGCCCGCCAGCTGGTGACGCTGACCTATCCGCATATTGGCAATGTGGGTGCCAATGACCAGGATCAGGAGTCTGATCGCGTCCAGGCGGCTGGTCTCATCATTCGCGATCTTCCACTGCGGGCAAGCAGCTGGCGTTCCAGCCAGTCTCTGGGTGACTACCTGGCCAGCGAGGGGACCGTGGCCATTGCCGGTATCGATACCCGCAAGCTGACCCGCCTCATTCGTGACCAGGGCGCCCAGGCGGGTTGTATCAGCACCGAGATGGATGCGGAAGCGGCCGTCGCCGAGGCCCGGAAATTCCCGGGCCTGAAGGGTATGGATCTGGCTCGGGAAGTGACCGCCCGGCAGGCCTATGAATGGACGGAAGGCAGCTGGCAGCTGGAGGGCAATCAGTTTCGGGAGGCGCCCGAGGCACGCTTTCATGTGGTGGCCTACGATTTCGGCGTCAAGCGCAACATCCTGCGCCTGCTGGTGGATGCCGGCTGCCGCGTCACGGTGGTGCCGGCGCAGACTCCGGTCGACGAGGTTCTGGCCATGGCGCCGGACGGTGTTTTCCTCTCCAACGGCCCGGGCGATCCCGAGCCCTGCGACTATGCCATCAATGCCACGCGCCGCCTGCTGGAAGAACGACTGCCCCTGTTCGGCATCTGCCTGGGGCATCAGCTCCTGGGTCTGGCCGGCGGGGCTCGCTCCGTGAAGATGAAGTTTGGCCACCACGGGGCCAACCATCCGGTCATTGATCTGGATTCGGGGCAGGTGCTGATCACCAGTCAGAACCATGGCTTCGCCATTGATGAAGACAGTCTGCCGGAGACTCTGCGAGCCACCCACCGTTCCCTGTTCGACAAGACCCTGCAGGGGATTGAACATCGCGAGGCGCCGGCCTTCAGCTTCCAGGGTCATCCGGAGGCCAGCCCGGGGCCGCATGACGCCAAACCCCTGTTCGAACGCTTCACGGCCTTGATGGCCGAACGCCAGCGTGACCGGGCCAGTGCCTGA
- the carB gene encoding carbamoyl-phosphate synthase large subunit: MPKRTDINSILIIGAGPIVIGQACEFDYSGAQACKALREEGFRVILVNSNPATIMTDPEMADSIYIEPIQWQTVAGIIEKERPDAILPTMGGQTALNCALDLYREGILERFGVEMIGASRDAIDMAEDRDRFRKAMDEIGLESPRAMLAHNMDEARTAQEAIGFPAIIRPSFTMGGSGGGIAYNREEFEEICERGLDLSPTNEVQIEESVLGWKEFEMEVVRDKADNCIIVCSIENIDAMGVHTGDSATVAPAQTLTDKEYQIMRDASIRVLRKIGVETGGSNVQFAVNPDDGRLVIIEMNPRVSRSSALASKATGFPIAKVAAKLAVGYTLDELQNEITGGVTPASFEPSIDYVVTKLPRFTFEKFPQTKPRLTTQMKSVGEAMAVGRNFQESFQKALRSLEIDSDGLNEKLNGDGEEALDHLRQELRNPGPDRLWYLGDAFRVGLGVDEIYQLTGIDPWFLVQIEDLVRDEADLKGHALASLDAGHLRRLKRKGFSDSRMAQLLGCEEGAVRARRRELGVRPVYKRVDSCAAEFEATTAYMYSSYDEECESRPSERRKIMILGGGPNRIGQGIEFDYCCVHAALSLREDGFETIMVNCNPETVSTDYDTSDRLYFEPLTLEDVLEIVETEKPEGVIVQFGGQTPLKLARDLEAAGVPIIGTTPDSIDLAEDRERFQQLINRLGLKQPPNRTARTAGDAIRLANEIGYPLVVRPSYVLGGRAMEVVFNEDDLVEYMENAVRVSNDSPVLLDRFLEEAVEVDVDAVSDGETVVIGGVMEHVEQAGVHSGDSGCSLPPNSLPEGVQQEIRQQMAQLARELHVVGLMNAQFAVRGEEIFLLEVNPRASRTVPFVSKATGLPLAKIAALAMAGKSLASQGVTEERLPKYYAVKESVFPFAKFPGADPILGPEMKSTGEVMGVGRTFGEAYAKAQLGSGMALPCGGQAFISVRDQDKPAAIELGRLLLERGFELIATHGTARALAEAGLAVKPVNKVREGRPHIVDMIKNDEVTLIVNTTEGKKAIRESHSIRSEAVHHKVAYYTTIAAGRATCLAMDHIDVAAVNRLQDLHQEYET; encoded by the coding sequence ATGCCTAAAAGAACCGACATAAACTCCATTCTCATCATCGGGGCCGGCCCCATCGTCATCGGTCAGGCCTGTGAATTTGACTATTCCGGGGCCCAGGCCTGCAAGGCCCTTCGGGAGGAAGGCTTCCGCGTCATCCTGGTGAATTCCAATCCGGCCACCATCATGACCGACCCGGAGATGGCCGATTCCATCTACATCGAGCCCATCCAGTGGCAGACGGTGGCCGGCATCATCGAGAAGGAACGGCCGGACGCCATTCTGCCCACCATGGGCGGGCAGACAGCGCTCAACTGTGCCCTGGATCTTTACCGGGAAGGCATTCTGGAGCGTTTCGGCGTGGAGATGATCGGCGCCAGTCGGGATGCCATCGACATGGCCGAGGATCGGGATCGTTTTCGCAAGGCCATGGACGAAATCGGTCTGGAATCGCCACGCGCCATGCTGGCCCACAACATGGACGAAGCGCGCACGGCCCAGGAAGCCATCGGCTTTCCGGCCATCATCCGGCCATCCTTCACCATGGGCGGCAGTGGCGGGGGTATCGCCTACAACCGGGAAGAATTCGAGGAGATCTGCGAGCGGGGTCTGGATCTTTCGCCCACCAATGAAGTGCAGATCGAGGAGTCGGTCCTGGGGTGGAAGGAATTCGAGATGGAAGTGGTCCGGGACAAGGCGGACAACTGCATCATTGTCTGTTCCATCGAGAACATCGATGCCATGGGGGTTCACACGGGCGATTCCGCCACCGTGGCGCCGGCCCAGACGCTGACGGACAAGGAATATCAGATCATGCGTGACGCTTCGATCCGCGTCCTGCGCAAGATCGGCGTGGAGACCGGTGGCTCCAATGTCCAGTTTGCGGTCAACCCGGATGACGGGCGTCTTGTCATCATCGAGATGAACCCGCGAGTCTCCCGTTCATCGGCTCTGGCATCCAAGGCCACTGGTTTCCCGATCGCCAAGGTGGCTGCCAAGCTGGCGGTGGGCTACACGCTGGATGAATTGCAGAATGAGATCACCGGTGGCGTGACCCCGGCTTCCTTCGAGCCCAGCATCGATTATGTGGTCACCAAGCTGCCCCGGTTCACCTTCGAGAAGTTCCCCCAGACCAAGCCGAGGCTGACCACCCAGATGAAATCGGTGGGCGAAGCCATGGCCGTGGGCCGCAATTTTCAGGAATCCTTCCAGAAAGCCCTGCGCAGTCTGGAGATCGACAGCGATGGCCTGAACGAGAAACTCAACGGTGACGGTGAAGAGGCGCTGGATCATCTGCGCCAGGAACTTCGAAACCCCGGGCCGGACCGCCTCTGGTACCTGGGTGATGCCTTTCGCGTGGGCCTGGGCGTTGATGAGATCTACCAGCTCACCGGTATCGACCCCTGGTTCCTTGTGCAGATCGAGGATCTGGTGCGTGACGAGGCCGATCTGAAAGGGCATGCCCTGGCCTCCCTGGACGCTGGTCATCTGCGCCGCCTCAAGCGCAAGGGCTTCTCGGACAGCCGCATGGCCCAATTGCTCGGTTGCGAGGAGGGTGCGGTACGTGCGCGACGGCGGGAGCTGGGGGTCCGGCCCGTCTACAAGCGGGTGGATTCCTGTGCCGCGGAGTTCGAAGCCACCACGGCCTACATGTATTCCAGCTATGACGAAGAATGCGAATCCCGGCCCAGTGAGCGTCGCAAGATCATGATTCTGGGCGGTGGCCCCAATCGCATCGGCCAGGGCATCGAGTTCGATTACTGCTGTGTGCATGCGGCCCTGTCCCTGCGCGAGGACGGGTTCGAGACCATCATGGTCAACTGCAACCCCGAGACGGTTTCCACCGACTACGACACCTCCGACCGGCTCTATTTCGAACCGTTGACTCTGGAAGACGTGCTCGAGATCGTTGAAACCGAAAAACCGGAAGGGGTGATCGTCCAGTTCGGCGGGCAGACACCGCTGAAGCTGGCCCGTGACCTGGAGGCGGCCGGCGTGCCCATCATCGGTACCACGCCTGATTCCATTGACCTGGCTGAAGACCGCGAGCGCTTCCAGCAGCTGATCAACCGTCTGGGGCTCAAGCAGCCGCCCAATCGCACCGCGAGGACGGCGGGCGACGCCATTCGCCTGGCCAACGAGATCGGTTATCCCCTGGTGGTTCGCCCCTCCTATGTGCTGGGCGGCCGGGCCATGGAAGTGGTCTTCAACGAGGATGACCTGGTGGAGTACATGGAAAACGCCGTGCGTGTCTCCAATGACTCACCGGTTCTGCTGGACCGCTTCCTGGAAGAGGCCGTGGAAGTGGACGTGGACGCCGTGTCAGATGGCGAGACGGTGGTTATTGGCGGGGTGATGGAGCATGTGGAGCAGGCTGGTGTGCATTCCGGTGACTCCGGTTGCTCGCTGCCCCCCAATAGCCTGCCGGAAGGCGTACAGCAGGAAATTCGCCAGCAGATGGCGCAACTGGCTCGCGAGCTGCATGTGGTGGGCCTGATGAACGCCCAGTTTGCCGTCCGGGGCGAGGAAATCTTCCTGCTGGAAGTCAATCCGCGTGCGTCGCGCACCGTGCCCTTTGTGTCCAAGGCCACCGGGCTGCCGTTGGCCAAGATTGCGGCCCTGGCCATGGCCGGCAAGAGCCTGGCCAGCCAGGGGGTGACGGAAGAGCGTCTGCCGAAATACTATGCTGTGAAGGAGTCGGTCTTTCCCTTCGCCAAGTTCCCGGGCGCGGATCCCATCCTGGGGCCCGAGATGAAATCCACCGGTGAGGTGATGGGCGTTGGCCGCACCTTCGGGGAGGCCTACGCCAAGGCACAGCTGGGCTCCGGCATGGCACTGCCCTGTGGTGGCCAGGCCTTCATCAGCGTGCGGGACCAGGACAAACCCGCGGCCATCGAGCTTGGAAGGCTGCTGCTTGAGCGCGGCTTCGAGCTGATTGCCACCCATGGCACCGCCAGGGCTCTGGCCGAGGCCGGTCTGGCCGTGAAGCCGGTCAACAAGGTGCGGGAAGGCCGCCCGCATATCGTGGACATGATCAAGAACGATGAGGTAACGCTCATCGTGAATACCACCGAAGGCAAGAAGGCCATTCGGGAATCCCATTCCATCCGCAGTGAGGCCGTGCATCACAAGGTGGCGTACTACACCACCATTGCCGCCGGCCGGGCGACGTGTCTGGCCATGGACCACATCGATGTCGCGGCCGTGAATCGCCTGCAGGATCTGCATCAGGAGTACGAGACATGA